The Cheilinus undulatus linkage group 21, ASM1832078v1, whole genome shotgun sequence region TCAAATAGAACTTGAGATCTGGTCTGTCAGACTGGCTTTAGTaggatggatctgcctgatgacagacatggaatctggacaatccaccGGCTTTCCAGGGttaatcttttaaaaaccaCACTGGTGTTTTGCTGTTTGATGGCTGCTCCTTATAAACCagcttctgttttctttcttttagggGATTTACGCATGAAGACCGTGGTGTTCCCCAGTGAGACGAGTACTAGTTATGTTGAGATGGTCCCTCAGAAACCAATGACCCTCAAGGCTTTCACTCTGTGCATGCGAGTGGCCACCGAGCTCCCGAGCAGCGATCGTGAAATCATTCTCTTTGCATATCGGACGAGAGACTATGATGAGCTGAATGTGTGGCGAGAGACCGATGGCAGGTAGATTCTCTGCAGACTACAGCACTACTGCTTCAGTACATGTTTGTGCCTGCAGGCCGGTGTATAATAATCCTAGAATATCAAAAATAACTGTGCAGAGGTGTGGCCCAGGCTGCTACTGACTGCAGGAGAGATGTGTCCACATGGGATCCATGACATTTGTGACATAAAAAGCTTATAAATTCACATTTCAGTCAGCtgtgaacattttaatgtaCGTGTAGATATCTGTGCTGGAATATGATACTGGTGCCAAAGATGCTTAgtcttcatgtttttgtgtttaggTTGTCCTTCTACCTGAGTGGAGAGGGAGCTATATTCAGAGCCCCCGAGCTCAAAAGCACACAGACCCACCTGTGCTTCACCTGGGATTCCAGTACAGGTGCAGCTTCCATCTACATAGACGGGGAGAAAAGCGTGACTAAAATCTACAAGAAGGGTCACACTGTGAGAGCCGATGGAAAGGTTATCCTGGGACAAGACCCAGATAATTTCCTGGGTGACTTTGACGCCGCCCAGAGCTTTGTTGGGGAGATCTTCGACGTGAACATGTGGGACTATGTCCTCTCACACGGCATGATAGCCAGCCTGGCATCCTGGGAGAGAACACCAAGGGGAAACGTGTTTGACTGGGAAACCATAGATCTTACACCTCACGGGGAGGTGGAGATTCTTCAAACCGAGCTGTAGGCGGGATGCTCTCACAAAACATATCTGTATGATGGTTATTTCATCAAACATGCAATAAAAACTTATGCTGACAATGCATTTGGAGGTATTTTTGCATTTACTCTACAATTTTTCTACTCCTGTAATAATCCATTTGGCTCCAGAAGTAAAATTCCCATCCCTTTTCTCTATTTGAATATCAGGCATGTTGTCAGAAGCATCCAAGTTCAACCGACCAAGAGCTGCCTGAGTGTGACACGATGATGCAAGTTCATGTTGAAGACAGAAGTTCTTGATTTCAACCTCCTTTCGAGAAAAACATAGTTTAATCACAATCTCAACTAAAAATACACAGCGATGcctctgattggtggggtctcggttaccatggaaatgtctacTGCATCTGCAAATGATGACAGTTGGCTTATAGTACATGCCATTAAAGCAAAATATACGCTAACTAGATatgctacatttttatttaaaataacttCACTAAGAATATGTCTAGAAAAAGGTACATTTATGGTTTGAAGcttgaaaaccttaaaaagtgTTGCACCattgccttttttctgttttcagtggCCTTTTTTGCACCAGATCAACTGATCTgtatcaggggtcatcaacaactttcaaataaatctcaagtttaaaaaaactgtctaattaacatattctctctgtacttttattttctatcaAAACCCTAACAGGGAGGTCAGTCCTTATCActtatactgcagccagccacaagggggcagttgaaatattttttcactatTTCTAGTGCTGTCATGTAATCCATCACTGAGTTTGACACTAATTTGCTGTGTCCTGATTGGCtaaaaatatgtgcaaaaaacaagtattttgttttgattagagcccgaccgattgaTCAGCGGGCCGATTAATTGGGCCGATTATAgcatatcacagattaatcaacatcagccaatatgtagccgatatattaacccttagagctcacgcgGCATGGATCCGTGAAAGCTCTCCGTTGTCCCTTTCTAATCACGTCTTCCaagcattcgtagctcttacagaacattttcttgtgagcccagaacttggctgactttccagagtctctgaggacagtgttgtcctATACAACAATACGTGACACCGTTTATAAAAACGTTGATAccttttgaactgtaagtcaTTGAAACTcactcttctttttctctgaaagctgaccattttgccattcaTTTGCTACCAACGATATCTCTGTAGCTCTAGAGGACACGGTtgtagtgagcctggaactttggtgacttttcggagtctttggagattaaatccacagcgttacATCCAATAATaagtgtctttttatccatttttaatccatttttgatcctgtactttgactttcttcagtgggaggagtagagaataaacaatgataaatgcaactgttaattcacatgtccaccattatctaataAAAGACGATTGTACAACGTTTTGAAGccgtctaagttgcatctttgcaaaataaacaaagataatataagAATTTATGTTCATGTACAgcatatatcctgtgtatatcaatgatcttatttcatatatcagccgatatatatcggccgatatattgGATATCGGCTTTTTATTAGCCCCCAAAATCGGTatcggcatcggccccaaaaatcccatatcggtcaGGTTCTCGTTTTGATCCATAAACAGAGGATGGCACCCTTAAAGAGCCTGAGAAAAGTCgatgcaaaaaaatgcagctaTAATAGagaatggactgataaataTGAGTTTATCATACATGAATTATTTTTATCAAGCTAACACAGCTGCTATGTGCAACTACATTGGGGCGTTTAACAACTAAAGAAGATTTCTAAATTTTGGAggaaaaattgacatttttgagattaAGTTGCAAATTTATAAGGAACAACACtccaaacttttttattttgaaaagtcaacttgaatttttttagtttaaaaagagGCATTAAAGGGGCATTAAATTGGCCTTTCACTTTGCTACCAGGGAGAAATGTGCATGTGCTCCCAGCTTAAGATCAACTGGCATTCATCAAATTTAGAAGACAGGAGAGAACAATGCAGCAGTTTAAGAACGTGTTATCAGAGTTTCTCTTAGAACAAATTTGggaaaaatctgtattttaacGCCCAATTGCAATCTTGCTGTCCTGTCATCCTTCTTTTTCAGGTATTGCTCCACCATTTTGGAACAGTAAGGTAGGCTTGGCAACCCCTTAGAAGGAGGATGCCGAAAAGGTACAACAGATCTCATTACCAAATCTAGAAAAGGAACTGGTCTCACATGACTATGCTGAGGCACGGACGGGGTTCGAACCCGCGATCTTCGGTTTACGAGACCGACGCCTTACCACTTGGCCACCGCGCCTGGCAGTACATGGCGGCTACCGTCTGTGTATTTGACCGCACTGTTAATATTGACATGATTTCTTAATTTGGAAGCTTGTGCGCTGATAATTCCAGCTGCTTGCGTCCAAAGAGAGAACGCAAATCACACTAGACTCCATTTTAATTTAACCAGGTTCTGACTAGCTGTCAGAATACATCCTAACACCACTTTTATGTAAATTAGGACAGTTGAGAAATATGCGGGAGCACTCAGATTAACAATTAGGCGAAACCTAATTGACCACAAAGCCTAATTTAGCAAACTTTGTAAAAGTCCATTGagctgtttttgcatttttccactCACGGACTCAACGCACAACGATGTTCACCCATTAAAGCTAAAAGGATACGAAGGCAGGGTCTCACCAAATGTCCCGACAGGCGTCCCTTGACTACTCAAACATTGTTGTTCAGTCTTTTAACAGGTATGTTAGGTCGTAGGTGAATTTTAAGAAGTCAAACATGTAGATGGAGTTTGGCGCACCTGACTCGAGCGGAGGGACTCCTGATCTGAGCCGGACCGGAACTAGCTAAAGTAGCTGACAGCATCCTGGAGTCAGACTTGGAACATGACATCTACAGATGAAATGTGACGATGTGAGGGTCTCATGTTCATGTGGGGTGTGGTCCTCGAGAATATCAGAAGTCGCACATGCTGTAAGTACAACTATTCAGGGTTAATGTAAGCTAGCGGGATAAGAAACGAGTTTAAACGTTAGCTAACGTGTTGGTTAGCTTGCTAGCCGAGGA contains the following coding sequences:
- the LOC121529205 gene encoding pentraxin fusion protein-like isoform X2; the protein is MRLSVSLVLVSISVVLAGDLRMKTVVFPSETSTSYVEMVPQKPMTLKAFTLCMRVATELPSSDREIILFAYRTRDYDELNVWRETDGRLSFYLSGEGAIFRAPELKSTQTHLCFTWDSSTGAASIYIDGEKSVTKIYKKGHTVRADGKVILGQDPDNFLGDFDAAQSFVGEIFDVNMWDYVLSHGMIASLASWERTPRGNVFDWETIDLTPHGEVEILQTEL
- the LOC121529205 gene encoding pentraxin fusion protein-like isoform X1, which codes for MRLSVSLVLVSISVVLAVPPTARKMSHRQDDDLQIPQGDLRMKTVVFPSETSTSYVEMVPQKPMTLKAFTLCMRVATELPSSDREIILFAYRTRDYDELNVWRETDGRLSFYLSGEGAIFRAPELKSTQTHLCFTWDSSTGAASIYIDGEKSVTKIYKKGHTVRADGKVILGQDPDNFLGDFDAAQSFVGEIFDVNMWDYVLSHGMIASLASWERTPRGNVFDWETIDLTPHGEVEILQTEL